The Nostoc sp. 'Lobaria pulmonaria (5183) cyanobiont' DNA window AAACCTAAATTGTGCAAATCTGTTGCAACATCAGGATTTTCTTCTCCCAAAAATCGCTTATCTAATTCTATTGCTTGTTGCGACAAGGGTTCGGCTTCACTGTAACGTCCTTGATGATAATAAAGTAGCGCTAAATTATTCAGTATCAGAGCGAAAGAAAGATGATTTTCACCAACCAGACGTTTTTCGAGTTCTAATGATTGCAAATATAAAGGTTCTGCTTCGTCATAACGTCCTTGTTCATCATATAGTAATGCCAAATTGTTCAGACTGGCGGCGACATCGGCATGGTGTTCTCCCCACAAACGCTTCCTCAGTTCTAAAGCTTCTTGATATAAGAGTTCTGCTTTACTATATTGTCCAGTAGATTTGTAGAGTCCAGCCAAATTATTCAGGCTAATTGCAAAAGCAGGATGATTTTCTCCTAACAGGCGTTTCCTCAGTTCTAAAGCTTGTTTATATAAGGGTTCGGCTTCGCTGTAGTGTCCCGTTGCACGATATATTCCTGCTAAATTGTTGAGGCTATTAGCTAAGTCTATCTGCAAACCTAATTCATTTTGTAGCTCACTCGCCTGACGCCAATATTTAATTGCTAATTCCTGTTCTTCTTGATAATTTTGAGATTCACCCCGATCTAATCTGCTGTGGTAAATATCACCCAATCTTGAATATAACGTAGCCAAAGTAGGATCTTTAGTTCCCCGTTCTTGTTCTACCTTCTCAATTAACCCTTGTAAATCTTGGATGGGCAAGAAAAAAGAGTTATCTTCATTAGTATCTGTGCTGGCTAATTCTGTGTCTCTAAAAACAAAGCGTATATGTTCTAGTTCTTTACCAGGAATAGAATTCGTCTTTTTAGATTCAAACCGAAATACACCGTTGCGCCAACTCCAAAAATCAGGGGCTTTTTTAATTAGGTTGACTAAAATTTGGTTAGTTACCCAAAGCACGATCGCAAAAGGAAACTCACGCAATCCTTCCCTTGTCCACTGTAAGTAACCAAAAAATTTCTCCTGTTCCGATTGCTCATTTCCTAATCTGAGAAAATAAAGTTGTTCAGCACCCGTCACAGTGATTACCGCCGGGTTCTGCTGACGAAGATATTCTTCTTGTTGTACAAGTTGATTAAGGGCAGCTTTTAGGCTTGGTTCCTGACGTGGTAAAGTCACTCGATATGGACGGGAAGCGGGTTGTAGTTCGGCTTCATACTGGGCAATAATCTCATCACGAAAGCTAGCATCATCGCAAACCGCAATCAGCAAATTTAATCCCCGCTTTTGAGCTTCAATAGAAACAATTAAATCATCATACGCATCTTGATTTTCTCCTTCATCATCTAATAATTCTTCATTTAACATTAATGGCTCCCTGTCTTTTCAAGCTTTCGATAATAATAGGATGAACATCATACCAAGTTTCATCAGTGCGATATTCTAGAACATACAGCCCATGTAACAAATCTAAAAACTCTGCTTGTTTGGGATCGTTGGGCATAAATTGTTCATACACACTCTGCAAAATATCGATATCAACCTTTCCTAAGCGTATGGAAAAATCATTGCGAATTTTATTGATTGCTTGCAGGAGAATTTTATCATCAATAATAACTTTGGCTGAAGGATTTCGCCGGATCGTTCGCAAACATATACGGCAACATTCCTTAGAAATCCGAATTAACTCTCGCAATACGCCACCACTGTAAATCACAATTTTTTCAGCCGTTTCTGCTGTAATTAATTCACTGGGAATTCGCTTTTCTAAAACTTCACCGAGAATCTTTGTTGCTTCTGGGCGAGGTTCAGCGTTAGGGAAGCGATTTTTACCTTTCTCAAAGATTTTTAAGACAGGCATTGCCACAACTTGATCGTTGGTTTCAGTGGCAATTATTGTGCTGATAAATGTTTCCCGAAGGACTGCGATCGGGATAGTGTAGATAATTTGAAAATTAGGTTGACAAAGAGCTTTAATGTTATCTCGATAAATCTCATTAACTCTGCCTAAGTCTAGTTTGTCTAAATCATCAATAATTACTAAAACGTTTTGTTTAGTTGCAGCTTGAATTAAAGCAGCTATTTCGTTAATTCTGGCAACTAAATCTGATAACTTACGTTCAAACTCTTGCTTAATTTCATCCCGAACGCTAGCATCAGCTTTTAATTTAGAACTAATCAGTTTTAAGAGGTCAAAACCTATACTAGCTTCTGTTTGCAAATTTGATTCTTCAGTGCGAGTGCGGGTAGCAAACCACTTATAAAGAGCTTCTTTAGTAGATTGCGGAATATCAACTTTGCGTGCTTCTGCTTCTGTCATTAAATTAACTGCGATCGCAAACAGTATATTAATATGATTAACAGCCGACATTTCAATTTTGTCAGCAATAGAAAAGAGAACTACAAAATATTTATCTTGAATTTGTCGGCTAAACTCAGCTAACAAAGTAGACTTACCACATCCTCGATGTCCTGTAAAGACAATTTTGCCATCTCCATTAGGACTATCTTCCACTAATTGGTTCAGGTCTGCAATCAAATCATCACCATATTCGACTCGAAATCTTTCCATTTCGTTCCATTCCATCAACGGAAACAGTTCGAGATTGCTGTATGCTTCTTGAAAGGAGTTTAATAAGTCTTGAGACATTGGATAGTGCTGTAAAGGTGCTAACTATCCATATAATGGCTCATGATTTTTCAAGTAGAAGTTTAGGTAATGTCTAGGATAGAGTATGCCTACATAACTTCTCAAATTCCGTTAATAAATAACTACTAGGTGAGTGGTATGTTATGTCTTAAAAAGAGATGCCCTAATCCCCAAATTTCAACCTATCAATAAGTAACAGAGGTCAATAATCAATAAGACTGAATGATAGATTATACACTCGATAATTCAGACTGAATGATAGATTATACAGATAACATCCTAAAAGTTACTTAACACATAAATAAAATAAAATTTTCACTTATAAAAATAAATTTTTAGTGTGCTTCGTCTCATCCCCCTCTAGCCGATGCGATGGGTAGCTGTTGTTAGTATTGGTTTACTAGGCGGGTATCTCATTTTTGCAAATATACCTAGTACCGCAAGACGCAAGGCGGAAGTCATGCATTCAAAAGTCAAAAGTCAAAAAGCTTAGAAGACAGGCTTTTGAACGATTTGAAATAGTTGCTTTATTTACGCCGTGCTGTTTTACCCCACCCTAACCCTCCCCGATGCATTGGGGAGGGAACTGGATTTCTTGTTTCCCCCTTAAGAAGGCAGGGCTGTTTCATTCCACAAAGGATAAGCGTTTGTCAATATCATTAGAGGTAAATCTCTGGGCTGAGGTGATGGAAGAATAACCATTTCGGCGCCAAATATTGAGTGCGATGCCGAAGGCGGGCTACGCCTACGTTCGGAGTACCGATAGATTTGCAGGGGCGTTACCCATGTCTTTGCCCATCTTTGACTCGAAAATCTTTTACTTGCCGTAGTTGTTCAATCAGATTTGCACCCATTGTTTTCATCCCCTCGACGCTTGTCATTTTACACCTTTTAGGGAATGAAACAGCCCTGGGTTGGGGAGGGGTGATTCAAGGATTTTTGCAAGAGGTCTATTGACATATTGAGTCATTGTACTTTCAAAATCCTGATGCACAAAGAATTCTGGAATATCAAGCCGTTGCAGCCTTTGCCAAAAGAATGACAAACTCTAACCGCGTTCTATTTAGAATATTATTGCTTTTACTTTGCAATTAATTAAGGCTCCAAAGCAACTTAGCTAAGATAGCAAGCAAATTTTAATTAAAAACTATTATTATCTTTTGCTCAAAATAATTTTTATAAAATATATCAACAGATAGATTACAAAGTGTAAATTAGGTAAACTTAACTTGATTTCTACTGTAGCGATATCTTGAAAAGACTTATTTATAAAGATTTTTCACATAACGCTAGTCAGATTTATAAAATTTAGAAGTTTTGATAGCTTGCTCATGTGTAACCTTTATGATAATGTCTCCTAATAGCACTAGAGTTAAATGCAAATTAGTCGCAGATAGCTTTTGAAGATTTCTAGAGCTAGTGTCAAGCATTATTGATAATAAATCGCGTCATTAATCTGAGGGGATGACATTTTTCACAGACTGTGAGAATGAGTATCAATATGCAACTAAAGCCTTTACTTAAAAGCCTGTTAATTACAGGTTCAGTTCAAGGAGAAACAAGAATGAAGGGTGGGTTAATGAGTGAGATACGTTCGGTGGCATTAGCATCAGCGGTAATTAGCAGCTTAGTACAACCAGCCCATGCAGGAACACAGACAGCCGAATTATCTAGTCATAAATCTCACTCTACCGGAGCGGCACAATTGCTTGTGCAACGCATTGATAACGTTAATAAAGTTACGTTCTATCTGCTTTATGTATGTTGCTGGTGGGTGTATTTGGATTTAATGTCGGTTTGTTACGGAATATAGACCAAAAGCACTAAATTTTTCCGAGTCAAATTAATTTAATCAAACCATCATGTTGAATGTTAGGGTGTATTTGTGGCAATTTGACCAGCTAAGACTGAAAAGAAAATTATTTAGATTTTTAGCTTTTATCCTCAGTGCTATTTTAGTTGTCGTTTTGGCAAATAACAGTTTTGCGACTGCACCCAGAACTACAGAAATATTATGGGATACTTACGGCATACCGCATATATACGGTAAAGATGCTCCAAGTGCTTTCCAGGCGTTTGGTTGGGCACAGATGCAGAGTCATGCTAACTTGCTGTTGCACCTCTATGGTCAAGCTAGGGGAAAAGCAGCTGAATACTGGGGAGAAGAGTATTTAGAATCTGATAAATGGGTACTGACGATGGGAGTGCCCAATCGTGCTAGTTCTTGGTATCAGGCACAAAGTCCAGCTTTTCGTAGTTATATAAATGCCTTTGCCACTGGGATAAATGCGTATGCTAAAGCACATCCTGATTTAATTAATGATGAAGTAAAAATAGTATTACCTATCAAGCCAGAAGATGTGTTGGCACATTTGCAAAGAGTGCTGGATTTTACTTTTATTGTCAATCAAGAACAAGCAGCAAATATTACTCATACTCAATCGAAAGCTGGTTCTAACGGTTGGGCGATCGCACCCAAACATTCTGCCAGTGGAAAAGCGATGTTGTTGGCAAATCCCCACTTGTTATGGTCGGATTTATTTGTCTGGTATGAAGCACAAATTACTGCGCCAGGGATGAATGCTTCTGGAGCAGCCTTAGTGGGAATTCCAGTTTTAGCGATCGCCTTTAACGATCATTTGGGTTGGACTCATACCGTCAATACCCTTGATGGTTGGGATGTATACAAGTTGAAATTGGCTGATAATGGTTATCTTTTTGATGGCAAAGTCCGTCCTTTTACAACATCAAAGTTTTTGTTAAAGGTCAAGCAAAAGAATGGCTCGTTAGTCGAACAACCATTATTAGTTAAAAGTTCCGTCCACGGTGCAGTCGTTCAAGAAAAAGATGGGTTCGCTGTAGCGCTGCGGGTTGTCGGTGCAGACCGTCCCGGTGTGTTGGAACAGTGGTGGGATATGGCACGTTCTCAAAACTTCAACCAATTTCAAAAAGTATTGAAACGCTTGCAACTACCGATGTTTACCGTCATGTATGCAGATCGAGCCGGACACATCATGCACCTATTCAACGGTCTAGTGCCGATTCGTCAACAAGGAGACTTTAAATACTGGGAAGGCTTAATTCCTGGCGACACATCTAAGACTTTGTGGACAAAAATGCACCCATACAAAGATTTACCGCGTGTAATTGACCCGCCTAGCGGTTGGTTGCAAAATGCTAATGATGCACCTTGGACAACAACTTTCCCCCCTGCCATCAAAGCAGATGATTACCCTGCCTATATGGCTCCACGAGGAAAAATGTCTTTTCGGGCACAAAGTTCTGCAAAAATGTTGGCTGAAGATCCAAAAATTTCTTTTGAGAACATGATTAAGTACAAACATTCCACCAAAATGGAACTTGCAGAACGCATCCTTGATGACCTAATCCCTGCTGCTCAAACTTATGGTGATGAATTAGCCCGTCGTGCTGCTGAAATTTTGGCTGCTTGGGATCGGAATGCTAATGCTGATAGTCGAGGCGCGGTATTGTTTTCTTTTTGGTGGCAAGAAATGGATCAAGAGCAAACCTTTAGTATTCCTTGGAGTGAGAACTCGCCGCGCACCACACCTGATGGTTTAAAAGACCCCGAAAGTGCGGCGAAAGCGCTACAAATAGCAGCAACAAAAGTCGAAAAAGCTTATGGAAAGCTAGATGTTGCTTGGGGTGAAGTCTTTCGAGTGCATAGCGGAAACTTAGATTTACCTGCCAATGGTGGCGATGGCGATGAAGGAATATTCCGTGCCCTCTATTTTGCTCCAGCTAAGGATGAACGCTTTCAAGCCGTAGCTGGTGATAGTTATGTTGCAGCCATTGAATTTTCGCAACCAGTAAAAGCAATGGCTCTCATCAGCTACGGTAACGCTACTCAACCCGGTTCACCCCATATTACCGACCAACTACCACTGTTTTCTCAGAAGCAATTGCGTCCTGTTTGGCGAACTCGTCCAGAAGTATTAGCACACTTGGAGGAACGCAAAACTTTTTGACAGCTATGAGTTATGAATTAATAGGCTGTCTGTACAGCTGGAAAATTGTTCTGGCGATCGCACTTATTAGTCTGCCTTTACCAGCGTTGTCAGAAAACAAACAGCTGAATAATTATCAACCACAAATTCTTCAGACAGAAATTAGCGATCGCGATCTAAAAATTATTGAGCAGTTAGTTGCGATCGCCCAACGTCAGTCTTCGCAGGTACAGGAGGCAAAAGCTGCTATGGGATGGAGTGCTTTCACCGATGTTTTGAGTGTAGAATTATCACCATCTCAAAGCACGATCGATTACAACTTGCCTGAAATAGCATCTGAAAGTCAGCGCAGTTTTGCGATCGCAATGACAATTGACCCGATTAAAGTTTTGAATATCATTCAGCAATTACCGATAAGAGAAGCTCGCTGGCATGAAGTTAAACAGCAAAAACGGGTAGCCGTTGTCCAATACTATCTTGCTTACTTACAAGCCCGTCAAGCTGCGAAAATAGCCACTTATCGAATGCAACAGCTTGCCCTTTTGGGAGCAAAAACTGAGCGGATTGCTACCATGAATTCTCAAGGAACTTTAAGTCACCTGGCGAATCCTGACTATGTTACAGCTGCAACGGAGATGCTGAATACAAACGCACGCGATCGCTTGGCATTAGAAGAGCTAGCAGCTTGTGTTGGCTTATCTTCACAAGCAACAATTACACTGCTTAAAGCCAGTAATTTGAACAATGAGTAGATCGGTTCCCTCACCAGCCAGAGGATTGTTGTCATTCCTAACATTTCCCGTTGCGGGTTTAATTGTGGGATTGCTAATTCTTTTGATTTGTCTAATTTTCAGCGTCTCATTTGGCGCAGCAGATATTCCTCTGCATCAGATACTCATCCCTCTTTTATCACTTTGGGATAATCCAATTGCTCAAACGGTTATGGGGCTTTAATTTCTACCTTTTGTCTATAAATTTTAGCTTCTATTAGAAAATAAAGCCTCAAACCTGGATTAAATCAAAGTCTCAGAATTTGGCTGAGATTATTGTTTTTTGAGAGTGACAAAAGAGGGTTAATCAAAGCATCAGAATTAAATGCTTTAAATTTAGGAGATGAGATTGCCAAAGGTTTAGGTAATAAAGTTGTAATGGTAGCGCAGTTTATTATTATTAATTAGTGCAGCAGTAGCAACTGCGGGAACAATTGGATTTGTAGGATTAATTGCTCGTCAATTAGTAGGTGGAAATCATCAAGGTTTGATTCCAGTAGCGGGAATAACAGGAGCAATGATTCTGGTTTTGTCTGATTTTATTGGCAGAATTATTTTTGCTCCTATCGAAATTCCTTGTGGAATTGTTACTGCTGTGATTGGTGCTCCAGATTTTATTTATTAATTAAGAATCGAAAAAATAAGACCTAATTCAGTATACTTAATACTAAGTAAGTAGAGAAAAATTTTTTTTAGGTGTAGCATTAATAAAAGTGAATAGTGTAATATATCATGTTCAGGTAACTAGTTATGATTCCCATAGTCATTGCACCCTACGCGCCAATTTCTCATGGGGTTTCTTCTATCACCGTGCTGGCTTCCCCTAATCCCCTATCTACCTGCAAGAAGGGGAGATAAAGCGCTGCTAAAGCAGCGTGGGGTTTTTTGGGTTTAATTAAGTAATCAATCGGACATGATATTACATACTTACAAAATCATCAAAATATTCCCTTAAATTTAATTATGTCAATGTCATTATTGAGCGATAATCTACATTACCAA harbors:
- a CDS encoding ATP-binding protein, with protein sequence MSQDLLNSFQEAYSNLELFPLMEWNEMERFRVEYGDDLIADLNQLVEDSPNGDGKIVFTGHRGCGKSTLLAEFSRQIQDKYFVVLFSIADKIEMSAVNHINILFAIAVNLMTEAEARKVDIPQSTKEALYKWFATRTRTEESNLQTEASIGFDLLKLISSKLKADASVRDEIKQEFERKLSDLVARINEIAALIQAATKQNVLVIIDDLDKLDLGRVNEIYRDNIKALCQPNFQIIYTIPIAVLRETFISTIIATETNDQVVAMPVLKIFEKGKNRFPNAEPRPEATKILGEVLEKRIPSELITAETAEKIVIYSGGVLRELIRISKECCRICLRTIRRNPSAKVIIDDKILLQAINKIRNDFSIRLGKVDIDILQSVYEQFMPNDPKQAEFLDLLHGLYVLEYRTDETWYDVHPIIIESLKRQGAINVK
- a CDS encoding tetratricopeptide repeat protein, with the protein product MLNEELLDDEGENQDAYDDLIVSIEAQKRGLNLLIAVCDDASFRDEIIAQYEAELQPASRPYRVTLPRQEPSLKAALNQLVQQEEYLRQQNPAVITVTGAEQLYFLRLGNEQSEQEKFFGYLQWTREGLREFPFAIVLWVTNQILVNLIKKAPDFWSWRNGVFRFESKKTNSIPGKELEHIRFVFRDTELASTDTNEDNSFFLPIQDLQGLIEKVEQERGTKDPTLATLYSRLGDIYHSRLDRGESQNYQEEQELAIKYWRQASELQNELGLQIDLANSLNNLAGIYRATGHYSEAEPLYKQALELRKRLLGENHPAFAISLNNLAGLYKSTGQYSKAELLYQEALELRKRLWGEHHADVAASLNNLALLYDEQGRYDEAEPLYLQSLELEKRLVGENHLSFALILNNLALLYYHQGRYSEAEPLSQQAIELDKRFLGEENPDVATDLHNLGLIYRAQGRYSEAESLFLESLELKQRVLQKAHPLLADTIYALGYMYREQGRYNEAEPLCIRALELDKHLLGENHPNVAESLNNLAEIYRETGRYGEAEPLYLQALDICERVWGVEHLRSVAVRENLEKLAAAMGKS
- a CDS encoding iron chelate uptake ABC transporter family permease subunit; its protein translation is MARQLVGGNHQGLIPVAGITGAMILVLSDFIGRIIFAPIEIPCGIVTAVIGAPDFIY
- a CDS encoding acylase is translated as MLNVRVYLWQFDQLRLKRKLFRFLAFILSAILVVVLANNSFATAPRTTEILWDTYGIPHIYGKDAPSAFQAFGWAQMQSHANLLLHLYGQARGKAAEYWGEEYLESDKWVLTMGVPNRASSWYQAQSPAFRSYINAFATGINAYAKAHPDLINDEVKIVLPIKPEDVLAHLQRVLDFTFIVNQEQAANITHTQSKAGSNGWAIAPKHSASGKAMLLANPHLLWSDLFVWYEAQITAPGMNASGAALVGIPVLAIAFNDHLGWTHTVNTLDGWDVYKLKLADNGYLFDGKVRPFTTSKFLLKVKQKNGSLVEQPLLVKSSVHGAVVQEKDGFAVALRVVGADRPGVLEQWWDMARSQNFNQFQKVLKRLQLPMFTVMYADRAGHIMHLFNGLVPIRQQGDFKYWEGLIPGDTSKTLWTKMHPYKDLPRVIDPPSGWLQNANDAPWTTTFPPAIKADDYPAYMAPRGKMSFRAQSSAKMLAEDPKISFENMIKYKHSTKMELAERILDDLIPAAQTYGDELARRAAEILAAWDRNANADSRGAVLFSFWWQEMDQEQTFSIPWSENSPRTTPDGLKDPESAAKALQIAATKVEKAYGKLDVAWGEVFRVHSGNLDLPANGGDGDEGIFRALYFAPAKDERFQAVAGDSYVAAIEFSQPVKAMALISYGNATQPGSPHITDQLPLFSQKQLRPVWRTRPEVLAHLEERKTF